The Alosa sapidissima isolate fAloSap1 chromosome 5, fAloSap1.pri, whole genome shotgun sequence genome has a window encoding:
- the and3 gene encoding actinodin3 gives MMMTSRGCCTVVLLSLVLLPVLLEATSLSKILNKRAVDGLSIDSVKANDFLSSPRLRRAADPKWYRKTPDFQSYYRYYNSIGHYEGLYEIDKIRILYQQMRHLELEHGPDASKYQNLLGVKATPPPPTLAPTTPPPPTTMPPPTPAPYSNAPVMYLCNPKDPLCKPNIVYMPMGAVPILCDPRHHPACKPTIAEGALEADVPAAPVAPKVPEVLEDSEEEPAAPAPQKSDTPLAPPALIFKGMEYDCDPYWDPDCLIDNPPRPILEKAEAAPPPPVTKAPPPPPTPSVSKEEEEEEEEEKVEEEVDEEEATAPAPLTNDSPPQAEPLFDPYDYHRELFNPYLYSQDDAEDK, from the exons CTGTGGACGGTCTCAGCATTGACTCTGTCAAAGCAAATGACTTCCTGTCCAGCCCCCGACTTAGACGTGCTGCTGACCCCAAGTGGTATCGCAAAACCCCGGACTTCCAGTCCTACTACCGCTACTATAACAGCATAGGCCACTATGAGGGG cTGTATGAGATTGACAAGATCAGAATCCTGTATCAGCAGATGCGTCACCTTGAACTGGAACACGGGCCTGACGCTTCTAAGTACCAGAACCTCCTgggtgttaaagcaacaccccctccccccacccttgCTCCCActactccccctccccccaccaccatgCCACCGCCAACCCCGGCGCCCTACTCCAACGCCCCAGTCATGTACCTCTGCAACCCCAAGGACCCTCTCTGCAAACCCAACATTGTGTACATGCCCATGGGCGCTGTGCCCATTCTGTGTGACCCCCGCCACCACCCAGCCTGCAAGCCCACCATAGCGGAGGGTGCCTTGGAAGCTGACGTCCCAGCCGCCCCTGTGGCGCCTAAAGTCCCTGAAGTCCTGGAGGACTCCGAGGAGGAGCCCGCCGCCCCCGCGCCCCAAAAGTCTGACACCCCCCTAGCCCCACCAGCCTTGATCTTCAAAGGCATGGAGTATGACTGTGACCCCTACTGGGACCCCGACTGCCTGATCGATAACCCACCCCGGCCCATCCTGGAGAAAGCCGAGGCGGCCCCGCCTCCCCCAGTTACAAAGGCCCCCCCTCCTCCGCCCACTCCCAGTGTCTcaaaggaagaggaagaggaggaggaggaggagaaagtggAAGAGGAAGTGGATGAGGAGGAAGCAACAGCTCCAGCTCCACTCACAAATGATAGTCCGCCCCAAGCTGAGCCACTCTTTGACCCTTATGATTACCACCGTGAACTCTTCAATCCATACCTCTACTCTCAAGACGATGCTGAAGACAAGTAG
- the vamp2 gene encoding vesicle-associated membrane protein 2, whose protein sequence is MSAPAPAGGAAPEGANQPPNLTSNRRLQQTQAQVDEVVDIMRVNVDKVLERDQKLSELDDRADALQAGASQFETSAAKLKNKYWWKNAKMMIILGVIGVIILIVIIVYFSS, encoded by the exons AT GTCTGCTCCAGCCCCAGCCGGTGGCGCTGCCCCAGAAGGAGCGAATCAGCCTCCCAACCTCACCAGCAATCGCCGTCTGCAGCAGACACAGGCTCAGGTCGATGAG GTGGTGGACATTATGCGTGTGAACGTCGATAAGGTCCTGGAGAGGGACCAGAAGCTCTCAGAGCTGGACGACCGTGCTGATGCTCTTCAGGCTGGGGCCTCACAGTTTGAAACCAGTGCTGCCAAGCTCAAGAATAAGTACTGGTGGAAAAATGCCAAG ATGATGATAATCTTGGGAGTGATAGGGGTCATCATCCTCATCGTTATCATTG TCTACTTCAGCTCTTAA